The Musa acuminata AAA Group cultivar baxijiao chromosome BXJ1-3, Cavendish_Baxijiao_AAA, whole genome shotgun sequence genome window below encodes:
- the LOC135617406 gene encoding protein TIFY 10a-like: MGRSKGEKSNFNETCRLLSQYLKEKGGLGGLGLEMTPKALDQQGKGKSPAPATMSLLPGVDVPGEDQTSPKSMDLFPHKSGLDSGALAMEEPGEKTSDIKKMEKGQLTIFYGGKVLVFDDFPAEKAEDLMQKAAKESVAPQNLSFSTHHSSTARADGPRSGGSPATPAPADSLSKANASDMPIARRNSLHRFLEKRKDRISTKAPYQVHGSSASMEEGKPESWLNLGRQTPQPEQSSESSKRQTYGCVGHN; this comes from the exons atgggAAGAAGCAAGGGAGAGAAGTCCAACTTCAATGAGACGTGCAGGCTGTTGAGCCAGTACTTGAAGGAGAAGGGCGGCTTGGGTGGCCTTGGCTTGGAGATGACCCCTAAAGCTCTTGATCAACAGGGTAAAG gtAAATCTCCGGCGCCGGCGACCATGAGCCTGTTGCCAGGGGTGGATGTGCCGGGAGAGGATCAAACATCTCCGAAATCCATGGATCTCTTTCCCCACAAGTCTGGTCTTGATTCAGGTGCTCTGGCCATGGAGGAACCTGGCGAGAAGACCTCAGATATCAA GAAGATGGAGAAGGGCCAACTGACGATCTTCTATGGTGGAAAGGTGCTGGTTTTTGATGATTTCCCAGCCGAAAAGGCCGAGGATCTGATGCAGAAGGCGGCCAAAGAGAGCGTTGCGCCCCAAAATCTCAGCTTTTCCACCCATCACTCCTCCACTGCCAGAGCTGATGGCCCTCGGTCCGGCGGAAGTCCAGCGACGCCAGCCCCTGCGGATAGCCTGTCGAAGGCCAATGCTTCAG ACATGCCCATAGCCAGAAGGAACTCCCTCCACCGATTCCTCGAGAAGAGGAAGGACCG GATCAGCACCAAGGCCCCATATCAAGTACATGGTTCTTCTGCATCCATGGAGGAGGGCAAGCCAGAGTCGTGGCTCAACCTAGGCCGGCAAACTCCACAGCCAGAGCAGAGCTCAGAGAGTAGCAAGCGGCAGACATATGGATGTGTTGGGCACAACTGA